From Candidatus Manganitrophus morganii, the proteins below share one genomic window:
- the pseG gene encoding UDP-2,4-diacetamido-2,4,6-trideoxy-beta-L-altropyranose hydrolase, whose product MKVVFRVDASIRMGTGHFMRCLTLAEAFRERGVQTQFICREHTGHLLPMLQQKAIPVTVLPAPATGDTPPGEDYSAWLGVTQAEDAGQTIKVLNGERPDWLVVDHYSLDREWEQRLQPHINKLMVIDDLANRPHECDLLLDQNYSAEGEQRYAGLVPGHCKRLVGPRYALMKPEYVAHREFLLPYARKARRVLVFFGGTDPDNITGLALTALSIPELRHLMVDIVVGANNSHVEALQRQAAKRTDTTIHRSRPSLADLMAQADLAIGAGGVTTWERMCLGLPTLMVTIADNQCPAAEALAAAQLICYVGHSSEISSERISEAIIELVSNPGHLTEMSLQNQLLVDGLGTLRIREVMSPTGTAQTRLRAACEEDVVSYFDWANDPEVRKNAFHTETIPWVTHKEWFAKKLNDPKSHLYVFDAEGLPVGQIRFDKEGDEARIDYSLDTLVRGRGWGSRLVSLGLELLEKKEAIRLRAEVKPDNEASRSIFLSLGFTLTGSRNNCFVFNRGPEERAKPLQ is encoded by the coding sequence ATGAAGGTCGTCTTTCGTGTTGATGCATCCATCCGAATGGGAACCGGACACTTCATGCGTTGCTTAACCTTGGCGGAAGCCTTTCGCGAGCGTGGCGTGCAGACGCAATTCATCTGCCGGGAGCACACGGGTCACCTCCTCCCTATGCTGCAGCAAAAAGCCATTCCCGTCACGGTGTTGCCCGCCCCGGCAACGGGCGATACTCCGCCAGGCGAAGATTACTCCGCCTGGTTAGGGGTGACACAAGCCGAAGATGCCGGACAGACTATTAAGGTGCTTAACGGCGAAAGACCCGATTGGCTGGTGGTCGATCATTATAGCCTTGATAGGGAATGGGAGCAGCGGTTACAACCGCATATAAACAAGCTGATGGTCATTGACGATCTCGCCAACCGCCCTCATGAATGCGATCTTCTCCTAGATCAAAACTATTCTGCAGAGGGGGAGCAGCGCTACGCGGGTCTGGTGCCGGGTCATTGCAAGCGGCTGGTGGGGCCGCGTTATGCGCTCATGAAGCCTGAATATGTAGCTCACAGGGAATTCCTTCTCCCCTATGCCCGAAAAGCCCGCCGCGTTTTGGTGTTCTTTGGCGGCACCGATCCGGACAATATCACCGGTTTGGCATTGACTGCGTTGTCAATTCCTGAGCTTCGCCATTTGATGGTGGATATTGTGGTCGGAGCAAACAATTCGCATGTTGAAGCATTACAGCGGCAGGCAGCGAAAAGGACCGATACCACGATCCATCGGTCCAGACCTTCCCTCGCCGATTTGATGGCGCAGGCCGATCTCGCCATCGGAGCAGGTGGCGTGACAACCTGGGAGAGGATGTGTTTAGGCCTACCCACTCTCATGGTGACGATTGCCGACAACCAGTGTCCTGCCGCTGAAGCACTCGCAGCCGCACAATTGATTTGTTATGTCGGCCATTCTTCAGAAATCTCCTCTGAGAGGATTTCAGAGGCAATCATTGAATTGGTCTCCAACCCCGGCCACCTGACGGAGATGAGCTTACAAAATCAACTCTTGGTCGATGGACTGGGAACGCTGCGGATTCGAGAAGTCATGTCGCCGACGGGTACGGCTCAAACGCGACTCCGCGCAGCTTGCGAAGAAGATGTGGTCAGCTACTTCGACTGGGCAAATGATCCAGAAGTACGAAAAAACGCATTTCATACAGAGACCATCCCTTGGGTTACACATAAAGAGTGGTTTGCAAAAAAGCTGAATGATCCAAAAAGTCATTTATATGTTTTCGATGCTGAGGGACTTCCGGTCGGACAGATCCGATTCGATAAAGAAGGCGATGAGGCCAGAATCGACTATTCGCTCGATACATTGGTCCGCGGCAGGGGATGGGGTTCTAGGCTGGTTTCACTCGGTTTGGAGTTGTTGGAAAAAAAAGAGGCGATCCGATTACGAGCCGAGGTGAAACCAGACAATGAAGCATCCCGATCTATTTTTTTAAGCTTGGGGTTTACGCTGACAGGAAGTAGAAATAACTGTTTCGTTTTTAATCGGGGTCCAGAGGAGAGAGCCAAGCCACTTCAATAA
- a CDS encoding PIG-L family deacetylase, which produces MMQSILVIAAHPDDEVLGCGGTIAKLADKGAIIHVTFLADGVFSRSAEKTKQQEALRSRRAAAQAACNTLRVKSVSFGDFPDNRMDSVALLEITQEVEKSIAEHRPDTVFTHHAGDLNIDHRLAHQAVVTACRPQSGHPVKTILCFEVPSSTEWQLPGSAPVFAPNWFEDISGVLDRKLAALNAYAAELYAWPHPRSRQGVESLARWRGAIVGANAAEAFMLGRHLA; this is translated from the coding sequence ATGATGCAGTCGATCCTTGTAATTGCCGCCCACCCGGATGATGAAGTCCTCGGCTGCGGCGGAACAATCGCCAAACTGGCCGACAAAGGAGCAATCATTCATGTCACCTTTCTGGCCGACGGGGTATTCTCTCGATCGGCCGAGAAGACCAAACAACAGGAGGCGCTGCGCTCCCGCCGCGCAGCGGCCCAGGCTGCTTGCAATACGCTGAGGGTGAAGTCGGTCTCCTTCGGCGATTTCCCCGATAACCGGATGGATTCGGTCGCGCTCCTCGAGATTACTCAGGAGGTGGAGAAATCAATTGCCGAGCACCGGCCCGACACCGTCTTTACTCACCACGCGGGGGATCTAAACATCGACCACCGGCTGGCCCATCAGGCGGTGGTCACGGCGTGTCGTCCGCAGAGCGGGCATCCGGTCAAGACAATTCTCTGTTTTGAGGTGCCATCCAGCACCGAATGGCAATTACCCGGCAGCGCACCGGTTTTTGCTCCGAATTGGTTTGAGGATATTTCCGGTGTGCTCGACCGCAAGCTTGCTGCGCTGAATGCCTATGCCGCCGAACTCTATGCCTGGCCGCATCCGCGTTCCAGGCAGGGAGTGGAATCTCTGGCGCGATGGCGCGGTGCCATCGTCGGAGCGAATGCCGCGGAAGCGTTTATGTTAGGGAGGCACCTGGCATGA
- a CDS encoding aminotransferase class III-fold pyridoxal phosphate-dependent enzyme → MKPICGIPMIELLLSRLLRAKEVNQIVVATSVDQRNRPLIEHVRKLGYACEQGSENDVLARFVQAARTHQADVVVRITGDCPLLDPKLVDEVIRGFKAAGVDYFSNIDPPTYPDGLDIEVCTFKALERASQETDRPYDREHVTPHLRTSGQFKTASMKHHKDFSALRWTVDESADFAVIEKVFEHFHPRADFSWCEVLELQHRQPEIFNINQKIVRNEGATMGTGQKLWKRAKRVIPGGSMLLSKRAEMFLPDQWPAYFSKSKGCKVWDLDGREYTDMSIMGIGTNILGYGHSEVDDAVRKTIDAGNMSTLNCPEEVYLAEKLIELHPWAGMVRLARSGGEANAIAIRIARAASGKDKVAICGYHGWHDWYLSANLGDDKNLAGHLLPGLAPNGVPQNLRDTVFPFNYNNFAELEALVQTHDIGVIKMEVVRNHGPQDNFLQKVRRLATDRGIVLIFDECTSGFRQTFGGLHKLYGVEPDMAMFGKALGNGYGITATIGRREVMEAAQTTFISSTFWTERIGPTAALKTLEVMARERSWEQVTETGREITSKWKALAEKYGLSITTNGLPALTGFSFNGPNALAYKTLITQEMLAKGYLAGTSVYVCTEHLPEVVDRFFEVLDPVFALVKECEGGRDVMTLLKGPICHAGFKRLN, encoded by the coding sequence ATGAAGCCGATCTGCGGCATCCCTATGATCGAGTTGTTGCTCTCTCGCTTATTGAGAGCCAAAGAAGTGAATCAAATCGTCGTCGCTACTTCGGTCGATCAACGCAACAGGCCGTTGATTGAGCATGTCCGAAAACTGGGTTATGCCTGCGAGCAAGGCAGCGAAAACGATGTGCTCGCCCGTTTTGTACAAGCCGCAAGGACCCACCAGGCCGATGTCGTTGTACGAATAACCGGTGATTGTCCCTTGCTCGATCCGAAACTTGTGGACGAGGTGATCCGCGGCTTCAAAGCGGCAGGGGTCGATTACTTCAGCAATATCGACCCGCCCACCTACCCGGACGGGCTTGACATTGAAGTTTGCACTTTCAAAGCGCTGGAACGGGCGAGTCAAGAAACGGACAGACCTTATGATCGGGAGCATGTGACTCCCCACCTGCGCACGTCAGGGCAGTTCAAGACCGCCTCGATGAAACATCACAAGGATTTTTCGGCACTGCGCTGGACCGTCGATGAGTCGGCCGATTTCGCCGTCATTGAAAAGGTCTTCGAACATTTCCACCCCCGCGCCGATTTCTCCTGGTGTGAAGTGCTCGAGCTGCAACACCGGCAGCCGGAGATTTTTAACATCAACCAAAAGATTGTCCGCAACGAAGGAGCCACGATGGGCACGGGACAAAAACTTTGGAAACGGGCGAAGCGCGTCATTCCCGGCGGCAGCATGCTCCTCTCCAAACGTGCCGAGATGTTCCTGCCGGACCAATGGCCCGCCTACTTCAGCAAAAGCAAGGGCTGTAAAGTCTGGGATCTGGACGGCCGCGAATATACCGATATGTCTATCATGGGGATCGGCACCAATATCCTGGGATACGGCCATTCCGAGGTGGATGACGCCGTCCGTAAGACGATCGACGCCGGCAACATGTCGACCCTGAATTGCCCGGAGGAAGTTTATCTGGCCGAAAAGTTGATCGAACTCCACCCCTGGGCCGGGATGGTCCGCCTTGCCCGGTCCGGAGGAGAGGCGAATGCCATCGCGATCCGGATCGCCCGGGCGGCATCGGGCAAAGATAAGGTCGCAATCTGCGGCTATCACGGCTGGCATGACTGGTATCTGTCGGCCAACCTCGGCGATGACAAAAATCTCGCGGGCCATCTACTGCCGGGTTTGGCGCCGAACGGCGTCCCGCAAAATCTTCGCGACACCGTTTTCCCATTCAACTATAACAATTTTGCCGAGCTGGAAGCGCTGGTCCAGACCCATGACATCGGTGTGATTAAGATGGAAGTGGTCCGCAATCACGGCCCGCAAGACAACTTCCTGCAAAAGGTCCGCCGGCTCGCCACCGACCGAGGGATCGTGCTGATCTTCGACGAATGCACCTCCGGCTTCCGCCAGACCTTCGGCGGCCTGCACAAGTTATATGGCGTGGAACCCGACATGGCGATGTTCGGGAAGGCACTCGGCAACGGCTACGGCATCACCGCCACCATCGGCCGACGGGAGGTCATGGAGGCGGCGCAGACCACCTTCATCAGCAGCACCTTTTGGACTGAGCGGATTGGACCGACCGCCGCGCTCAAAACCCTTGAGGTAATGGCGAGGGAGAGGTCCTGGGAGCAGGTTACGGAGACCGGCAGAGAGATCACATCCAAGTGGAAGGCGCTGGCCGAAAAATACGGTCTTTCGATTACCACGAACGGCTTGCCGGCGCTGACCGGTTTCTCGTTCAACGGCCCGAACGCACTCGCCTATAAAACCCTCATCACCCAGGAGATGCTGGCCAAAGGATATCTGGCCGGGACCAGTGTCTACGTCTGCACCGAACATTTGCCGGAGGTGGTTGACCGTTTTTTTGAGGTGCTCGATCCGGTCTTTGCGCTCGTCAAGGAATGCGAAGGGGGACGCGACGTGATGACCCTCCTGAAAGGGCCGATCTGTCATGCCGGCTTTAAGAGGTTGAATTGA
- a CDS encoding aldo/keto reductase, translated as MMRLALGSAQFGMTYGIANRKGQVSRSVAKAMLQLAAENRIDTLDTAIAYGDSEVCLGEAGTRGFHLVTKLPAVPDGCAHVSDWVQEQVDASFSRLGVSAVYGLLLHRPQQLLGVEGEALYQALQGLKETGRVKKVGVSVYAPSELEALTPRYRFDLVQAPFNLVDRRLYTTGWLQRLKAEKIEIHTRSAFLQGLLLMSPVTIPTKFAAWSDLWSKWDDWLGCHTASAVQACLAYPLSFPEIDRVVVGADSVTHLQQIIDAANSAAPVDLPDLYCSAENLINPSRWSQL; from the coding sequence ATGATGAGACTTGCGCTCGGGTCCGCCCAATTCGGTATGACTTACGGTATCGCCAATCGAAAGGGTCAAGTCAGCCGGTCGGTGGCAAAGGCGATGCTTCAACTGGCCGCGGAAAATCGAATCGACACGCTCGATACCGCCATCGCCTATGGCGACAGCGAAGTTTGCCTGGGTGAAGCGGGGACCCGAGGGTTTCATCTGGTGACGAAGCTACCCGCAGTGCCCGACGGTTGCGCGCATGTAAGCGATTGGGTTCAAGAGCAGGTGGACGCATCGTTCTCCCGGCTTGGTGTGAGTGCCGTATATGGCTTATTGCTGCATCGACCCCAACAGTTGCTCGGGGTTGAGGGCGAAGCACTTTATCAGGCCTTGCAAGGTCTGAAGGAAACGGGACGGGTAAAAAAGGTAGGAGTCTCCGTCTACGCTCCAAGCGAATTAGAAGCGCTCACCCCGCGATACCGTTTCGATCTGGTTCAAGCTCCGTTTAATCTTGTGGATCGTCGGTTGTACACAACCGGTTGGCTGCAACGGCTCAAGGCGGAGAAGATTGAGATACATACCCGTTCGGCATTTTTACAAGGGTTGCTGCTGATGTCCCCGGTCACCATCCCCACGAAGTTTGCAGCATGGTCTGACTTATGGAGCAAGTGGGACGACTGGCTTGGGTGCCATACCGCTTCGGCAGTCCAAGCATGTCTGGCATACCCACTTTCTTTTCCTGAGATTGATCGTGTCGTCGTGGGTGCGGATAGCGTGACTCACTTACAGCAGATTATCGATGCTGCGAACAGTGCCGCACCGGTTGATTTGCCCGATTTATATTGCAGCGCAGAGAACCTGATTAACCCATCCCGTTGGTCTCAACTATGA
- the pseC gene encoding UDP-4-amino-4,6-dideoxy-N-acetyl-beta-L-altrosamine transaminase: MNRLSISYGRQSISEEDIQSVVDVLKSDFLTQGPAVERFEKAVAGYCGTQYAVAVNSGTSALHIACLALGVAPGDRVWTSPITFVASANCALYCGAQVDFVDIDPDTYNLSVDRLAKKLAEAEKEGRLPSVVIPVHLCGQPCDMAGIHALSRRYRFRIIEDASHAIGGKYRGEPIGNGRYSDIAVFSFHPVKVITTGEGGMAVTQDAQLAERMQRLRSHGITRNEAEMTCLPDGPWYYQQIELGFNYRMTDLQAALGLSQMERLDAFVVRRHALARRYDKLLGGLPMRTPWQHPDSYSGMHLYVIRLKLGEIGKSHRAVFEAMRAAGIGVNLHYIPVHLQPYYERFGFKPGAYPAAEEYYTEAVSLPMYPGLTEEEQDYVVRELEKAVK, from the coding sequence GTGAATCGGCTTTCAATCTCCTATGGACGACAGTCGATTTCCGAAGAGGACATTCAATCGGTCGTCGATGTGTTGAAGTCCGATTTTCTGACGCAGGGACCGGCCGTGGAACGGTTCGAGAAAGCGGTCGCCGGTTATTGCGGCACGCAGTACGCCGTTGCCGTCAACAGCGGGACGAGCGCCCTGCACATTGCCTGCCTTGCGTTGGGGGTGGCGCCGGGCGACCGGGTCTGGACCAGCCCGATCACCTTTGTGGCCAGCGCCAACTGCGCGCTCTACTGCGGCGCTCAGGTCGATTTCGTCGATATCGATCCGGATACTTACAACCTGAGCGTCGATCGCCTGGCGAAGAAATTGGCCGAGGCCGAGAAGGAAGGGCGACTGCCGAGTGTGGTGATACCGGTCCACCTCTGCGGCCAGCCGTGCGACATGGCCGGCATTCACGCGCTGAGCCGGCGATACCGCTTCAGGATCATCGAAGATGCCTCGCACGCCATCGGAGGAAAATATCGGGGCGAGCCGATCGGTAATGGCCGCTATAGCGATATTGCCGTGTTCAGTTTTCACCCCGTCAAAGTCATCACAACCGGGGAAGGGGGAATGGCGGTGACCCAGGATGCGCAATTGGCCGAACGGATGCAACGGCTGCGCAGCCACGGAATCACCCGCAACGAAGCAGAGATGACCTGCCTGCCGGACGGGCCCTGGTACTATCAACAGATCGAACTCGGCTTCAACTATCGGATGACCGATCTCCAGGCCGCGCTTGGCCTCAGCCAGATGGAGCGGCTCGATGCATTCGTTGTCCGCCGACATGCCCTTGCCCGGAGATATGACAAATTGTTGGGTGGATTGCCGATGCGCACCCCTTGGCAACACCCGGACAGTTACTCAGGGATGCACCTTTATGTGATCCGTCTCAAGCTCGGCGAAATCGGCAAGTCGCATCGCGCGGTGTTCGAAGCGATGCGCGCCGCAGGGATCGGAGTGAACCTGCATTACATTCCGGTCCACCTGCAGCCCTATTATGAGCGGTTTGGCTTCAAGCCTGGGGCGTATCCGGCGGCGGAGGAGTATTACACGGAAGCGGTCAGCCTGCCGATGTACCCCGGCCTGACCGAAGAAGAGCAGGATTACGTGGTGCGGGAATTGGAGAAGGCGGTCAAATGA
- the pseB gene encoding UDP-N-acetylglucosamine 4,6-dehydratase (inverting), which produces MLKGKSILVTGGTGSFAKKFIETILLKHPEIERLVVYSRDELKQYEMAQQWPANLYPQIRFFIGDVRDKERLSRSLEGIDVVIHAAALKQVPAAEYNPFEAIKTNVIGAQNVIETSIDQGVKLVVALSTDKAAAPINLYGATKLCSDKLFIAANNFKGKHDIKFSVVRYGNVMGSRGSVIPFFLEKRKESILPITDDRMTRFNIVLEEGVKLVLYALQNMWGGEIFVPKIPSYRITDVAEAIAPGAEKKMTGIRPGEKLHEEMITETDALNTIEFDKYFVILPSVPLWNINDFIRKFDGKLCPPGFRYQSGTNPEWLTVEQIRTLIRSHVDPSFAV; this is translated from the coding sequence ATGCTAAAAGGGAAATCAATTCTTGTTACAGGCGGGACGGGTTCGTTCGCCAAGAAATTCATTGAAACCATCTTACTGAAACATCCTGAAATCGAACGTTTGGTCGTCTACTCGCGCGATGAGCTAAAGCAATATGAGATGGCCCAGCAATGGCCGGCGAACCTTTATCCTCAGATCCGGTTCTTTATTGGCGACGTACGCGATAAAGAGCGGTTGTCGAGATCGCTGGAAGGCATTGATGTCGTCATTCATGCCGCCGCCCTCAAGCAGGTCCCCGCTGCGGAATATAACCCATTTGAAGCGATTAAGACCAACGTGATTGGCGCGCAGAACGTGATTGAGACCTCGATCGACCAAGGGGTTAAGCTGGTCGTCGCCCTCAGCACAGACAAGGCCGCCGCACCGATCAACCTTTACGGCGCCACGAAACTTTGTTCCGACAAGCTATTCATCGCCGCGAATAACTTCAAAGGAAAACACGATATTAAATTTTCAGTTGTCCGCTACGGGAATGTGATGGGAAGCCGGGGGAGTGTCATTCCTTTCTTTTTGGAAAAACGCAAGGAAAGCATCCTGCCCATCACCGATGACAGGATGACCCGGTTCAATATCGTCCTGGAAGAGGGGGTCAAACTGGTTCTCTACGCCCTTCAAAATATGTGGGGAGGAGAGATCTTTGTTCCTAAAATACCGAGCTATCGAATCACGGATGTGGCGGAAGCGATTGCTCCCGGCGCCGAAAAAAAAATGACGGGAATCAGACCGGGAGAAAAGCTCCATGAGGAAATGATTACGGAAACCGACGCCTTGAACACCATTGAGTTCGATAAGTACTTTGTCATCCTTCCCTCCGTACCGTTGTGGAATATCAACGACTTTATACGAAAGTTCGATGGAAAGCTCTGCCCGCCTGGCTTCAGGTACCAGAGTGGAACAAATCCCGAGTGGCTGACCGTCGAGCAGATCCGAACCTTGATCAGATCGCATGTCGATCCCAGTTTTGCCGTTTAA
- a CDS encoding Wzz/FepE/Etk N-terminal domain-containing protein: MDETIDILHCWRLLIKRKKLILWIVAGAFFTSIAISFFLPKIYASTTTLLPPQQESTIGMPGMAASQLGSNLGGLAGSFLGSKSPADVWMAILKSRTVRDAIVARFELASVFKTQSEENAIDVLNGMVRITKSKEDLLSISVEDEDPKRAAALANAFVEELDKVNKRVVMTSGGRMRAFIEKRLSEQKIELVKIEEEVKAFQEKNGAVKLDDQSKAVIDVMGRVKGQLMAKEVELQTLLSFATPNNPQSELLRSQVEELQGSLRELEEGKKSGTLSKSIFIPTAKIPDLALQYARLLRDAKIQETLFGLLTQQYEMSRIQEAKDSPTVQVLDVAKVSGVRIKPKRKQIVLLSIFSAAFIAVFLVFFMEFLERTKTLQANGQRDLPLKVGLENEPLHLR; encoded by the coding sequence ATGGACGAGACAATAGACATTCTCCACTGCTGGAGGTTGTTGATTAAACGGAAAAAGCTGATTTTGTGGATCGTCGCAGGGGCTTTCTTTACATCGATTGCCATCAGCTTTTTCCTTCCAAAGATCTATGCTTCCACGACCACACTTCTTCCTCCTCAGCAGGAAAGCACTATCGGCATGCCTGGAATGGCTGCATCTCAACTGGGAAGCAATCTAGGAGGTCTGGCGGGAAGTTTCTTGGGTAGCAAGTCTCCCGCTGATGTCTGGATGGCTATTCTGAAGAGCCGAACGGTCCGGGATGCCATCGTCGCCCGATTTGAACTGGCGAGTGTTTTCAAGACCCAGTCGGAAGAAAACGCCATCGATGTATTGAATGGAATGGTGAGGATAACCAAGTCGAAAGAAGACCTCCTTTCCATCAGTGTCGAGGACGAAGACCCTAAACGAGCCGCCGCTCTCGCAAATGCCTTTGTAGAAGAGTTGGATAAGGTAAATAAGCGTGTGGTGATGACTTCGGGTGGAAGGATGAGGGCATTTATTGAGAAGCGATTAAGCGAACAAAAAATAGAGTTGGTGAAGATAGAAGAGGAGGTGAAGGCATTCCAAGAGAAGAATGGCGCGGTTAAATTAGATGATCAGTCGAAGGCGGTCATCGATGTGATGGGGCGTGTCAAGGGCCAACTCATGGCGAAGGAAGTTGAGCTTCAGACACTACTCTCCTTTGCTACACCGAATAATCCCCAGTCGGAGCTATTAAGATCCCAAGTGGAAGAACTTCAAGGAAGTCTCCGGGAACTGGAAGAGGGGAAAAAAAGTGGAACTCTTTCTAAAAGCATTTTCATCCCAACCGCTAAGATACCGGACCTGGCACTCCAATATGCCCGCCTTCTAAGAGATGCCAAGATCCAAGAGACACTATTTGGATTATTAACTCAACAATATGAGATGTCCCGAATCCAAGAAGCCAAAGACAGCCCAACGGTGCAGGTGCTGGATGTCGCGAAAGTGTCTGGGGTAAGAATAAAACCAAAGAGGAAGCAGATCGTTCTCCTATCGATTTTCTCTGCAGCATTTATCGCTGTCTTTTTGGTTTTTTTTATGGAATTCCTCGAAAGGACAAAGACACTACAGGCAAATGGTCAACGTGACCTTCCTCTGAAGGTGGGTTTAGAAAATGAACCGTTGCATTTACGATGA
- a CDS encoding SLBB domain-containing protein: MILAVLVQVILFVSISFAQELPSAPQSFGVPSITTESFSFDQIKKGKDAFQQKSIQQPVVERLQESQFETPARLVPAQTTSKKLSSFEEYIQGKSPNTISTEINQFGYDLFLPPSTFAPIDAVPVGPDYLLGPGDEIRITLWGKVNAENPATIDRDGKISLPQIGVLHLAGLRFSEAKTFLETEFSRYYKASEVKMNVSMGRLRSIRIFVVGKAQRPGSYTLSSLSTLINALFAAGGPSKAGTMRDIQVKRNGETLVHFDMYDFLLKGDKTNDIRLMPEDVIFIPTIGPLAGIAGDVRSPAIYELKEEMELNRFIEMAGGLNEIAFKGRIQISRVLHNTEQNTFESNLDEIRTKSIKVQSGDLIKVFSVVQDKKFVRLSGAVQREGEYAASPGMTIKDLISMAGGLKDYAYTNEAELTRITPTLEGPKIEKMMIALDKALAGSLSENIILKENDYLLIKAVPEWGMYKTVEIVGEVRFPGSYTIKKGERLSSLIERAGGFTDKAYLKGATFTRESVRKLQQAQLDESIERLQRQVLSKSATAIQAALTPEDALQQKAALEQRSALIEKMKAAKAKGRITINLNHLDELKGSSSDLLLEESDTLIIPERPQHIQVIGSVYNQTAFIYNSNGTVSEYLKRAGGMTEDAEESALYVLKIDGSAVSQKAERGFFNKGLLSSSLHPGDTIVVPEKLERVSWLKEIKDITQILFQIAATAGIIIKVF; this comes from the coding sequence ATGATCTTAGCTGTCCTAGTGCAAGTTATCTTGTTTGTCTCGATCTCCTTCGCTCAGGAACTTCCATCCGCTCCTCAGAGCTTCGGTGTTCCCTCAATAACCACTGAATCGTTTAGCTTCGATCAGATCAAAAAGGGAAAGGATGCGTTCCAACAAAAGTCAATACAACAACCTGTTGTCGAGCGATTGCAAGAAAGTCAGTTTGAGACGCCTGCTAGACTAGTGCCGGCCCAAACGACTTCTAAAAAACTATCTTCCTTTGAAGAGTATATTCAGGGAAAAAGTCCGAACACGATTTCTACTGAAATTAATCAGTTCGGTTATGACCTTTTCCTACCTCCGAGCACTTTCGCCCCCATTGATGCTGTTCCAGTGGGTCCCGATTATCTCTTGGGACCGGGAGATGAGATCCGGATTACCTTATGGGGGAAAGTAAATGCGGAAAATCCGGCGACGATCGATAGAGATGGGAAAATCAGCTTGCCCCAAATCGGTGTCCTTCATTTGGCGGGTCTTCGTTTTTCGGAAGCAAAGACCTTTTTGGAAACAGAGTTCAGCCGGTACTATAAAGCTTCTGAAGTGAAGATGAACGTTAGCATGGGCCGACTTCGATCGATCCGTATTTTCGTCGTCGGAAAAGCCCAAAGACCGGGAAGTTATACTCTCTCATCTCTTTCGACCCTCATTAATGCCCTTTTTGCGGCAGGGGGACCGAGTAAAGCCGGAACGATGCGGGATATTCAGGTTAAGAGAAATGGAGAAACCCTGGTCCATTTCGATATGTATGACTTCCTCTTAAAAGGAGACAAGACGAATGACATCCGATTAATGCCGGAGGATGTCATCTTTATCCCAACGATAGGTCCTCTTGCCGGAATTGCGGGGGATGTTCGCTCTCCAGCAATTTACGAGCTAAAAGAGGAGATGGAACTCAATCGCTTTATCGAAATGGCGGGCGGGTTGAACGAAATTGCTTTTAAAGGCCGGATACAGATTAGTCGTGTTCTTCATAACACTGAACAGAATACTTTTGAATCAAATTTGGACGAGATAAGAACAAAATCTATAAAAGTTCAATCAGGTGATCTCATCAAAGTATTCTCGGTCGTTCAAGATAAAAAGTTTGTAAGATTGTCCGGAGCAGTCCAAAGAGAGGGTGAATACGCTGCTAGCCCGGGGATGACGATCAAAGATTTAATCTCAATGGCAGGCGGGTTAAAGGATTATGCCTATACCAATGAGGCTGAACTGACGCGGATTACTCCTACTCTGGAAGGGCCAAAGATAGAGAAAATGATGATTGCTCTGGACAAAGCCCTAGCAGGAAGTTTGAGTGAGAATATAATTCTTAAAGAAAACGATTACCTGTTAATAAAGGCCGTTCCCGAGTGGGGAATGTACAAAACGGTCGAGATTGTCGGAGAGGTGAGATTCCCTGGAAGCTACACAATTAAAAAAGGAGAAAGACTTTCAAGTCTCATCGAGAGGGCAGGAGGGTTTACAGATAAAGCCTATTTAAAAGGAGCGACGTTTACAAGGGAGTCGGTGCGGAAGCTCCAACAGGCTCAGCTTGACGAGTCGATTGAACGCCTTCAACGGCAGGTTCTTTCTAAGTCGGCGACCGCAATCCAGGCAGCGTTGACTCCTGAAGATGCCTTACAGCAGAAGGCTGCGCTAGAGCAGAGAAGTGCTCTTATTGAAAAGATGAAGGCGGCCAAAGCGAAGGGAAGAATCACGATTAACTTAAATCACCTCGATGAATTGAAGGGTTCTTCTTCGGATCTTCTTCTGGAAGAGAGTGATACCTTGATTATTCCAGAAAGACCCCAGCACATACAGGTAATCGGCTCTGTCTATAATCAAACCGCCTTTATTTATAATTCGAATGGGACCGTCTCAGAATACTTAAAAAGAGCAGGCGGTATGACAGAGGATGCTGAAGAGAGCGCGCTTTATGTTCTTAAAATAGATGGTTCAGCTGTTTCCCAGAAAGCCGAAAGAGGATTCTTCAACAAGGGTCTTTTATCTTCAAGCCTTCATCCCGGAGATACGATTGTGGTTCCAGAAAAGCTGGAACGTGTTTCCTGGTTAAAGGAGATCAAAGATATTACTCAGATTCTTTTTCAGATCGCTGCCACTGCGGGAATCATTATAAAAGTGTTTTGA